One Eubalaena glacialis isolate mEubGla1 chromosome 11, mEubGla1.1.hap2.+ XY, whole genome shotgun sequence DNA segment encodes these proteins:
- the AMIGO2 gene encoding amphoterin-induced protein 2, with translation MSLRLHALPTLPGVVRPGCRELLCLLVITVTVSRGASGVCPTACICATDIVSCTNKNLSKVPGNLFRLIKRLDLSYNRIGLLDSEWIPVSFVKLNTLIIRHNNITSISMDSFSTTPNLKCLDLSSNKLKTVKSAVFQELKVLEVLLLYNNHISYLDPSAFGGLSQLQKLYLSGNFLTQFPMDLYVGRFKLAELMFLDVSYNRISSLPMHHINLVPGKQLRGIYLHGNPFVCDCSLYSLLIFWYRRHFSSVMDFKNDYTCCLWSDAGHFHQVLLLQDSFMNCSDSIINGSFRALGFIHEAQVGERLIVHCDSKTGNVNTDFMWVGPDNRVLEPDKEIENFHVFPNGSLVIESPRFEDAGVYSCVAMNRQRLLNETVDITINVSNFTVNRSHAHEAFNTAFTTLAACVASIVLVLLYLYLTPCPCKCKPKRRKNMLNQSNAHASILTPGPESDAPADERKAGAGKRVVFLEPLKDTATGQNGKVRLFPSETVIAEGILKSTRVKSDSDSVNSVFSDTPFVAST, from the coding sequence ATGTCTTTACGTTTACACGCACTGCCCACCCTGCCTGGAGTTGTCAGACCGGGCTGCAGGGAACTGCTGTGTTTGTTGGTGATCACGGTGACTGTGAGCCGTGGGGCCTCCGGGGTGTGCCCCACCGCTTGCATCTGTGCCACTGACATCGTCAGCTGCACCAACAAAAACCTGTCCAAGGTGCCTGGGAACCTTTTCAGACTGATCAAGAGACTGGATCTGAGTTATAACAGAATTGGGCTTCTGGATTCTGAGTGGATTCCGGTATCGTTTGTAAAGCTGAACACCCTCATTATTCGGCATAACAACATCACGAGCATTTCTATGGACAGTTTTTCCACCACTCCAAATCTGAAGTGTCTTGACTTATCATCCAACAAGCTGAAGACTGTGAAAAGTGCAGTGTTCCAAGAGTTGAAGGTTCTGGAAGTGCTCCTGCTTTACAACAATCACATTTCCTATCTCGACCCTTCAGCGTTTGGAGGGCTCTCCCAACTGCAAAAACTCTACTTAAGTGGAAACTTTCTCACGCAGTTTCCCATGGATTTGTACGTTGGAAGGTTCAAGCTGGCAGAACTGATGTTTCTAGATGTTTCTTATAACCGGATCTCCTCCCTGCCGATGCATCATATAAATTTAGTGCCAGGAAAGCAGCTGAGAGGCATCTACCTGCATGGAAACCCATTTGTCTGTGACTGTTCCCTTTACTCGTTGCTGATCTTTTGGTATCGTAGGCACTTCAGCTCAGTGATGGATTTTAAGAATGATTATACCTGTTGCTTGTGGTCTGACGCTGGGCACTTTCATCAGGTGCTTCTGCTGCAGGATAGCTTTATGAACTGCTCTGACAGTATCATCAATGGTTCCTTCCGTGCCCTTGGCTTTATTCATGAGGCTCAAGTGGGGGAAAGGCTGATTGTCCACTGTGATAGCAAGACTGGTAACGTGAATACCGATTTCATGTGGGTCGGTCCAGATAACAGAGTGCTGGAGCCCGATAAAGAGATAGAGAACTTTCACGTGTTTCCCAATGGAAGTCTGGTTATAGAAAGTCCTCGTTTTGAGGATGCTGGAGTGTATTCCTGTGTTGCAATGAATCGGCAACGTCTGTTAAATGAAACTGTGGATATCACAATAAACGTGAGCAATTTCACCGTAAACAGATCCCATGCTCACGAGGCATTTAACACAGCTTTTACCACTCTTGCAGCCTGTGTGGCCAGCATTGTTTTGGTACTTCTGTACCTCTATCTGACACCGTGTCCCTGCAAATGTAAACCCAAGAGACGAAAAAATATGCTAAACCAAAGCAATGCCCATGCATCTATTCTCACTCCTGGCCCTGAAAGCGATGCCCCCGCCGATGAACGGAAGGCAGGGGCCGGGAAAAGAGTGGTGTTTTTGGAACCCCTGAAGGATACTGCAACAGGGCAGAATGGGAAAGTCAGGCTCTTTCCCAGTGAAACGGTCATAGCTGAGGGCATCTTAAAGTCCACGAGGGTGAAATCTGACTCAGATTCAGTCAATTCAGTATTTTCAGACACACCCTTTGTGGCGTCCACTTAA